From one Paenibacillus sp. FSL K6-1330 genomic stretch:
- a CDS encoding peptidase U32 family protein — protein MSIKSELLAAAGSVADAAAYLEAGADALLVGEDRFGMRLPGSLTLDEITQVVQLAHERGSKVYVSLNNLMTNDLLPELPAYVKALGEIEVDAVEFNDPSVLTTVKELAPQVKLHWNAEMTATNYSTANYWGSKGASRVILARELNMDEVTDMKPQLQLEAQVQVHGMTNIYHSKRRLVNSYMQQQGRPVNEGSLGKERGLFLIEAERQEEKYPIYEDINGTHIMSSEDICILEDLHLLMAAGIDSFKVETLLKPRHYNELVIRTYRQAIDRYAADASTYAFQEEWMDGIRAIQDPERELSFGFFYKEQVY, from the coding sequence ATGAGTATCAAATCTGAATTATTGGCGGCAGCCGGGTCCGTGGCTGATGCCGCTGCTTATCTGGAAGCGGGAGCCGATGCACTGCTCGTCGGCGAAGATCGATTCGGCATGAGATTGCCCGGCAGTCTGACATTGGACGAAATAACTCAAGTCGTACAGCTTGCTCATGAGCGAGGAAGTAAAGTATACGTAAGCTTGAACAATTTGATGACGAATGATTTGCTGCCGGAGCTTCCAGCCTATGTTAAGGCACTGGGAGAGATCGAAGTAGACGCGGTGGAATTTAATGATCCATCGGTGCTCACTACCGTAAAAGAGTTGGCTCCACAGGTAAAACTTCATTGGAATGCAGAAATGACCGCCACCAACTACTCAACGGCCAATTATTGGGGAAGCAAAGGCGCATCCCGGGTTATTCTTGCGCGTGAATTAAATATGGATGAGGTAACCGACATGAAGCCTCAGCTTCAGCTGGAAGCACAGGTTCAGGTTCATGGCATGACAAACATCTATCATTCCAAGAGACGCCTGGTCAACAGCTATATGCAGCAGCAGGGCAGGCCCGTGAATGAGGGCAGCCTTGGCAAGGAGCGCGGTTTGTTTCTCATTGAAGCTGAGCGTCAAGAAGAGAAGTATCCGATCTATGAGGATATCAACGGAACCCATATTATGAGTTCGGAGGATATTTGCATTCTGGAGGATCTGCATCTCTTAATGGCAGCAGGCATTGACAGCTTTAAGGTAGAGACGCTGCTGAAGCCGCGGCATTACAATGAGCTGGTCATTCGAACTTATCGCCAAGCGATTGATCGATATGCTGCAGATGCTTCAACTTATGCATTTCAGGAAGAGTGGATGGACGGAATCCGCGCTATTCAGGATCCGGAACGTGAATTGTCATTTGGATTTTTCTATAAGGAACAAGTTTATTAA
- a CDS encoding U32 family peptidase has protein sequence MEAMAQPKYKGRRYRLDKPELLAPAGNLEKLKFAVHYGADAVYIGGQKYGLRSNADNFSFEEMKEGVEFAKKYGAKVFVATNIYAHNEDIEGIETYLRSLEEAGIAAIIAADPAIIEVAKRAAPKLEVHLSTQQSTLNWQAVKFWKDEGLPRVVLGREASLEEIAAIKEHVDIEIEAFIHGAMCSSFSGRCVLSNHFTDRDSNRGGCCQSCRWKYDLFVDGREDQGQWVSEEQQLIEQPAPAPSPFKPGVTQIPLFQPEDNQFTMGSKDLCMLEHIPDLIEVGIDSFKIEGRMKSIHYVATVVNVYRQAIDSYMADPEHYVLKPEWIEEINKAANRPLNTGFFYDTPDHEDHIYEPEEKAVPYDFAGLVMEYDEKSGTAVIQQRNHFKPGDEIEFFGPEGTFFKQSVGPIRDENGNELDAARHPLQLIRMKVDQPVRHFDMMRKRKGK, from the coding sequence ATGGAAGCAATGGCACAGCCAAAGTATAAGGGCAGACGCTATCGCCTGGACAAGCCGGAATTGCTCGCCCCGGCTGGTAATTTGGAAAAATTGAAATTTGCGGTGCATTATGGCGCCGATGCGGTATATATTGGGGGTCAGAAATACGGCCTTCGTTCCAATGCGGACAACTTCAGCTTTGAAGAAATGAAAGAGGGCGTGGAGTTCGCCAAGAAATACGGCGCTAAAGTATTTGTAGCAACCAACATATATGCGCATAATGAGGACATTGAGGGAATTGAAACCTACCTGCGAAGTTTGGAGGAAGCCGGCATTGCGGCAATCATCGCTGCAGATCCGGCTATTATTGAGGTGGCCAAACGTGCTGCACCCAAGCTCGAAGTTCATCTGAGCACACAGCAATCCACATTGAATTGGCAGGCCGTGAAGTTCTGGAAGGACGAAGGATTGCCGCGGGTTGTACTGGGACGCGAGGCGAGCCTGGAGGAGATCGCAGCGATTAAAGAACATGTCGACATTGAGATCGAGGCCTTTATCCATGGCGCGATGTGCTCCTCGTTCTCCGGTCGCTGCGTGTTATCCAATCATTTTACGGATCGTGATTCCAATCGGGGCGGATGCTGCCAATCCTGCCGCTGGAAATACGATTTGTTTGTGGATGGAAGAGAAGATCAAGGCCAGTGGGTATCGGAAGAGCAGCAGTTGATAGAACAGCCGGCCCCTGCTCCGTCCCCATTCAAACCGGGCGTTACGCAGATCCCGCTGTTCCAGCCGGAAGACAACCAGTTTACGATGGGGTCGAAGGATCTCTGTATGCTCGAGCATATTCCGGATCTGATTGAGGTGGGAATCGACAGCTTCAAGATTGAAGGACGGATGAAATCGATCCATTACGTAGCGACTGTGGTCAATGTTTATAGACAGGCGATTGATTCCTATATGGCTGACCCTGAGCATTATGTATTGAAGCCGGAATGGATCGAGGAAATTAATAAAGCGGCCAATCGACCGCTGAATACCGGATTTTTCTATGATACACCGGATCATGAGGATCATATCTATGAACCGGAAGAGAAGGCGGTTCCTTATGACTTCGCCGGCTTGGTGATGGAGTATGATGAGAAATCGGGAACGGCCGTCATTCAGCAGCGAAACCACTTTAAGCCTGGGGATGAAATCGAGTTTTTTGGACCGGAAGGAACCTTCTTTAAGCAGTCAGTTGGTCCTATTAGGGATGAGAATGGCAATGAACTTGATGCAGCTCGCCATCCTTTGCAGCTTATTCGCATGAAGGTGGACCAGCCGGTGCGTCATTTTGATATGATGAGAAAACGCAAAGGAAAATAA
- a CDS encoding methyl-accepting chemotaxis protein translates to MSEVEQHDKKPKKNKKPGGIKEKKEKPSASTGIHTAKSFFSTVGTAISRMPMNPAKSVGIRLFLIFLSAIVFFVIVLGYLSYDKAKSTIEKNAANGNQQTIIQTSEKIDIILEKYENAGRSIFYDIELQKLLSEYTDKKLSDYDSFTVERSIRDKLSNQITSDSSIRAIYLIPTKGEKIISAGQTSESSKTVLEQSWYAELKEGNKKIIWLPTMQNSGAPYFTIARSLGSMNDLNSTYVVMFELNASVLDTQLKGINLGENGQLQLISPEGIVVSSSESSIVGSETAWTFAKEFPEDSRTDNVRTKDENGSQVLAVYNTLSTNDWKLVGSVQTSELTKDASSILVITLIVAAIDVIFAILIGIWMVRMIARPLGKLNLLMKEGAKGNLNVRTDHKSQDEIGQLSASFNDMMEQITGLVQQTSNTAQEVLRTATELSDASKKTAISAKEIAVATEEIANGASSLAVEAERGSDLTNNISKQMQIVVSANEEMGKSARHVESASELGTKHLSDLLDKTHQTEDMTRSMMHKVDGLKETTSSVVKVLDVLQNITKQTNILSLNATIEAARAGAAGKGFMVVADEIRQLADQSRQSIDMVSQITDRIMTEMNETVQVLLDANPLFKGQMDAVKETNDIFVSVQQQMVDFIESLDSVTHSIDELNESQNVLSEAMSNVSAVAEESSATSEEVASLSTEQQSVSSQLVNLSSQLENVSNELKETLSRFRL, encoded by the coding sequence ATGTCAGAAGTTGAGCAGCATGATAAGAAGCCGAAAAAGAACAAGAAGCCCGGAGGAATTAAAGAGAAAAAGGAAAAACCTTCGGCATCAACAGGGATACATACTGCCAAGTCGTTCTTTTCAACCGTGGGAACGGCTATAAGCCGGATGCCGATGAACCCGGCGAAATCCGTCGGAATTCGGTTGTTCCTGATCTTTTTGTCAGCTATTGTATTTTTTGTTATCGTCTTGGGGTATCTGTCGTACGATAAGGCGAAGAGCACGATTGAGAAGAATGCTGCGAACGGCAATCAGCAGACGATCATTCAAACCTCTGAGAAAATCGACATCATTCTGGAGAAGTATGAGAATGCCGGTAGATCAATCTTCTATGACATTGAATTGCAGAAGTTATTGTCTGAATACACGGATAAAAAGTTAAGCGATTACGATTCGTTTACGGTGGAGCGCAGCATTCGCGATAAACTATCCAATCAGATTACATCGGATTCGTCGATCAGAGCCATTTATCTGATTCCTACCAAGGGAGAGAAGATCATATCGGCAGGTCAAACCTCGGAATCTTCGAAAACCGTCCTTGAGCAAAGCTGGTATGCCGAACTGAAGGAAGGCAACAAGAAGATAATATGGCTGCCAACGATGCAGAACAGCGGAGCTCCATATTTCACGATTGCCCGTTCTTTGGGGTCTATGAATGATCTGAATTCAACGTATGTCGTTATGTTTGAACTTAACGCCTCGGTACTGGATACGCAGCTGAAGGGAATCAACCTGGGCGAGAACGGCCAACTGCAATTGATCAGTCCGGAAGGCATCGTTGTCTCTTCCAGCGAGTCATCTATTGTGGGTTCGGAAACCGCCTGGACGTTTGCGAAGGAGTTTCCGGAGGACTCCAGAACGGATAACGTAAGAACCAAGGATGAGAACGGAAGTCAGGTTCTGGCGGTGTACAATACGCTCAGCACGAACGATTGGAAACTCGTAGGTTCTGTCCAAACCAGCGAGCTCACGAAGGATGCGTCAAGCATCCTGGTCATCACGCTTATCGTGGCTGCCATCGACGTTATTTTTGCCATTCTGATCGGGATTTGGATGGTAAGAATGATTGCCCGTCCATTAGGCAAGCTTAACCTGTTGATGAAGGAAGGCGCCAAAGGCAATTTGAATGTTCGTACAGATCATAAGAGCCAAGACGAAATCGGTCAGCTCTCCGCAAGCTTTAACGATATGATGGAGCAGATTACCGGACTCGTTCAGCAAACGAGCAATACCGCTCAGGAAGTGCTTAGAACGGCTACCGAGTTAAGCGATGCCTCGAAGAAGACGGCTATTTCCGCCAAAGAAATTGCCGTAGCTACCGAGGAAATTGCCAACGGTGCCAGCAGTCTGGCGGTTGAAGCCGAACGCGGCAGCGATCTGACCAACAACATCTCGAAGCAGATGCAAATTGTCGTTTCCGCCAACGAAGAGATGGGCAAATCGGCCCGTCACGTGGAAAGCGCGAGTGAGCTTGGAACGAAGCATTTGAGTGACTTGCTGGATAAGACCCATCAGACCGAAGATATGACCCGCTCGATGATGCATAAGGTCGATGGCTTGAAGGAGACGACTTCATCGGTTGTCAAAGTGCTTGACGTCCTTCAGAACATTACGAAGCAAACGAACATCCTCTCATTGAATGCAACCATCGAAGCGGCCCGTGCTGGGGCGGCTGGTAAAGGCTTTATGGTCGTGGCCGATGAAATTCGCCAGTTGGCAGACCAATCCAGGCAGTCCATCGATATGGTCAGCCAGATTACAGATCGCATCATGACCGAGATGAATGAAACCGTGCAGGTATTGCTGGACGCGAATCCACTCTTCAAGGGTCAGATGGATGCTGTTAAGGAAACGAACGATATCTTCGTATCCGTTCAGCAGCAGATGGTCGACTTTATTGAGTCTTTGGATTCGGTAACGCATTCGATTGATGAACTGAATGAATCTCAGAATGTACTTTCGGAAGCGATGAGTAATGTGAGTGCGGTAGCCGAAGAATCCTCTGCAACTTCGGAAGAAGTGGCTTCTCTCTCCACAGAGCAGCAGAGCGTCAGCAGTCAGCTGGTAAATCTATCATCGCAGCTGGAGAATGTATCGAATGAGCTGAAAGAGACTTTGTCTCGTTTTAGACTGTAA
- a CDS encoding penicillin-binding protein 2, which yields MRLIRNKRIAYGWLILTLLIAVLTLRLAWVQLVMKHQRVPGSRHTMVEASLIQRERGIVLDSGRGHFTDRNGKPLTGNLIWAAVLFPAGEKELKSSHNQLVKLARILGTNKDHLIQTWGKLKEPELWHGDNSLIPRSLTKDQIVQIQELDLPKLKVLPYEQRYGNRQSGMQWLGFVSGQRKESLFFDDDPEVTGTSGLEKTMDSLIRGEGPTIVYFPVNSTNEVIQDIKPMVKAPDNRYYPLRVSTTIDIDIQRGIEAITEKAGMKEGAVVVLDARNADIVAMVSRPFYNPEQIHPKDGQWENRGLKAATPGSIFKLVTAAAILENGLSSESEHFHCDGEYGKFGMSCWKKGGHGTIDLREGFAESCNVVFATLAERLSAQQMAEAASALGFGQTVGWKSRQFLGLRSFAPLDHEEKGTVFSNSVDTSDAGVRVQTGIGQRDAAVSPLQAANAMVTLLHGGVKTKPRILQQIRYANGQLLQDTDPLKERISGRSISRETSSILLEWMEDVVEEGTGSSLKNRKWTLAGKSGTAQVTIKGRARNNQWFVGYGPVEKPRYAVAVLVENRSPISSNQATDIFGQVSDFLASVESASGSA from the coding sequence ATGAGGCTAATCCGAAATAAGCGAATTGCATACGGATGGCTGATACTGACGCTATTGATCGCCGTTTTGACGCTGCGTCTTGCATGGGTACAGCTTGTGATGAAGCATCAGCGGGTTCCCGGCAGCCGACATACGATGGTAGAGGCATCGCTCATACAGAGGGAGCGAGGCATTGTGCTGGATTCCGGTCGCGGACATTTTACGGATCGGAACGGAAAACCGCTCACGGGCAATCTCATCTGGGCAGCCGTGTTGTTTCCTGCAGGCGAGAAGGAACTGAAGAGCTCCCATAATCAGTTAGTGAAGCTGGCACGTATACTGGGAACAAATAAGGATCATTTGATACAGACCTGGGGCAAGCTAAAGGAGCCTGAATTGTGGCATGGAGATAATTCGCTCATTCCTCGATCCTTAACCAAAGATCAGATTGTGCAGATTCAAGAGCTTGATCTTCCCAAACTTAAGGTTCTTCCTTATGAGCAGCGGTACGGCAATCGCCAATCGGGAATGCAGTGGCTTGGTTTTGTGTCAGGTCAGCGTAAGGAAAGCCTGTTCTTTGACGATGATCCGGAGGTTACCGGAACTAGTGGATTAGAGAAAACGATGGATTCGTTGATACGTGGGGAAGGGCCGACCATCGTCTATTTTCCGGTTAACAGCACCAATGAGGTCATTCAGGATATTAAGCCGATGGTGAAGGCGCCTGATAATCGGTACTATCCGTTAAGGGTATCCACCACGATTGATATTGATATCCAACGAGGGATTGAGGCCATAACGGAGAAAGCGGGCATGAAAGAAGGGGCGGTTGTTGTGCTGGACGCTCGAAACGCGGATATCGTGGCTATGGTCTCCAGGCCATTCTATAATCCGGAGCAGATTCACCCGAAGGATGGCCAGTGGGAGAATCGCGGATTGAAAGCAGCCACGCCAGGTTCCATCTTCAAGCTAGTCACGGCCGCGGCCATACTTGAGAATGGTTTAAGCTCTGAAAGCGAACATTTCCATTGTGATGGCGAATACGGTAAGTTCGGAATGTCCTGCTGGAAAAAGGGAGGGCATGGAACGATTGATCTTCGCGAAGGCTTCGCGGAGTCATGCAACGTCGTATTTGCTACTCTAGCGGAGAGACTGTCAGCTCAGCAAATGGCGGAGGCGGCCTCCGCGCTGGGCTTCGGGCAAACGGTAGGCTGGAAATCCCGGCAGTTTTTAGGGCTTCGTTCCTTTGCGCCATTGGATCATGAAGAGAAGGGCACGGTTTTTTCCAACTCTGTGGACACCTCTGATGCAGGTGTTAGGGTCCAGACAGGCATAGGCCAAAGGGACGCTGCCGTATCCCCGCTGCAAGCAGCCAATGCGATGGTCACGCTTCTTCATGGCGGGGTGAAGACCAAGCCCCGTATTTTGCAGCAGATCCGGTATGCTAACGGCCAGCTGCTCCAGGATACGGATCCACTAAAGGAGCGGATATCTGGAAGGAGTATTTCCCGGGAAACCTCTTCCATCCTACTCGAGTGGATGGAGGATGTCGTCGAAGAGGGAACAGGCAGCTCATTAAAAAATCGCAAATGGACTCTTGCCGGTAAATCCGGAACGGCGCAGGTAACCATAAAAGGCCGTGCCCGAAACAACCAGTGGTTTGTCGGGTACGGCCCAGTGGAGAAGCCACGTTATGCCGTGGCTGTATTGGTTGAGAATCGAAGCCCGATCAGCAGCAATCAGG